The Pseudomonadota bacterium region GGTCGCCTATAGCTTCAAACCATTTTTCTACCGGTAGTTGCGTAGATATTATTGTTGAACAAAGACCTTGCCTGTCTTCTATCACTTCCAATAAATCTTTACGTTCAGCATCTTTTATAGGGCTAATGCAAAAATCATCAACAATTAGTACTTTTGCCTTTGCTATTTTATTCATCAGTTTTGGATAGCTGCCGTCTGCCCTGGCAACAGCAGTGTCCTGGAACAATCGGGGGGCTCTCATATACAATGAAGAAAACCCTTTCCTGCATGCACTGTTTGCCAATGCACAGGCAAGATAAGTTTTGCCGGCTCCGGTTGGGCCTGTAATAGTAACATTTTGTGTGCTTTTTATCCAGTTACAGTTTGCAAGGCTTAAGATTACTGATTTATCAATGCCCCGAGGGCTTTTATAATCAATATCCTCAATACAGGCATTGTCTTTGAATTTTGCATTTCTTAGAAGTGTTTTAAGTCGTCGATCATCCCGCCAACTCCAGTGATGATCCACCAGAAGACCAAATCG contains the following coding sequences:
- the istB gene encoding IS21-like element helper ATPase IstB, yielding MLNEQTLEKLYSMKLNGMANAFKDQMMQPDMNGLSFEERFGLLVDHHWSWRDDRRLKTLLRNAKFKDNACIEDIDYKSPRGIDKSVILSLANCNWIKSTQNVTITGPTGAGKTYLACALANSACRKGFSSLYMRAPRLFQDTAVARADGSYPKLMNKIAKAKVLIVDDFCISPIKDAERKDLLEVIEDRQGLCSTIISTQLPVEKWFEAIGDPTIADAVLDRLIHNAHKINLKGESMRKIRSPLTNKNKTGK